In Panicum virgatum strain AP13 chromosome 5K, P.virgatum_v5, whole genome shotgun sequence, the genomic window ATTTAAACAGTGTTAAGGCGAACACTGttcaagaatgacttaaatcCGGCTATGTTtgcgtaaattttttgaataagatgagtggtcaaacttagaattaaaaaatcaaaatgacctataatttgcAACGGAGGAAGTGGCTATTATTATAACGGTGTAGAGCTAATGAAAAGGTATCTGGACTTAAATATATAGTAAAAGATCATAAGAAATAGGATAAAAAAATCATGAGCGAATAGAAGACCAAAAAGTTGCCCAATTGATACCCAATGATGTTTCTGCGGGCGCCCGTGAGTTTCAAAACTCACGGGCGATTTCCCTCACGCACGCCATCCagctccccctcccccttccctttTCCCCCCTTTCCCCCCTTATCCctttcctctcctccctctctcttttgctcCCAGATCCAGCGGGGAGACCTCCCCAGGAGGagcagtgcggcggcggcagtgggcaCCCGCAGCGTCGGGTGTGGAGGGGATGCGGAAGCAGCGGCGGGGTGGCGCTAGggcggaggtggcgcggcgccggggaggtggtggcgctgcaccggaggaggaggtggcgtggcggcggcaggggcggtggcgcggcaccggaggaggaggtggcgtggcggcggcgggggccgtggcggggaggcgcagcgcggcggcggaggtggcacggcgacggaggaggtggtggcgcggcggcggcaggggtggCGGCAGGGAGGCGCGACGCGGggtaggaggtggcgcggcgccggaggaggaggtggcgtggcagcggcggggaggcgccggTGTTGGGGAGATGCTTTTTTTCGTTTTTAATTTTTGATGttacaaaaattttgagctcgagttttttttttgcatacaaAAATTTTTACCCGAGTTTTTTCGGATTTTGGGATGGAAAAGTTTTTCTACCtgagttttttttgtttggttgtcaatttttttctcaaaaatttctCTTCAAACTTTTTCTCATCAAATTTTTTCCCTCTTTTCTATCTCtcaactgaaaattttctttgaaatttttgtcacaaaatgacaaaaaagttactaaaaaaggaagaagaaactTTGGTCGAAAATCGACCGTAGGGATGCCCCCTGACCACAATGAATAGACTCGCATTATTTCAACCTCCCTAAAGTTTTATTAATAGCAAAATGTATGGATGGTCTGTCTCCTAGTATCGTTCACATCTCTAAACTCTCAAATTTCTACACACAAATCCTGCACTAAAAGAGGATATGCTAGCCTGGCAACGTCGCGGGTTATCCCTAGACGGTTCAGAATTTAGGAATCACAagtatttttgcaaaaaatccttCTATTTATtaaaaatcaacccgcagtccaagaAAATCCCTAATGTTTATAACCTATCTAGCTTCGCTTAAATCAACCTGCGGTCCGACGGCCCTCTAATTTTGTTTGCAGTGGATTCTGCAAAAATTAACCCATGGTCTGTCTTTGTTAATTTCTCAAAATAAGCATTGGATTTTCACAAAATGAGCTTGCAGACCAACTCTTCTCTTCATCAATTTATAAAATAGACTTCTTTTTTCTCACGAAATTACTCCACAACTCCTTTTCCCACTGTTTCACAAAAGAATCTGATTTCCCCCTAAAATCAATCCATGCCCCACCTCATGACACGTTATTCTTGAAAAAAGAACATACATATCTTACACAACTAACCCGCCACAATCTGACAGTGGCGGACCTAGCAGGGTAGCGCAATAGTCCTAGGACTACCCTAAGTCTTGTGATTCCCTTTAGTACTTATTAATAATTTAACAAACTTTTGTATAAAACATAGGAAATATTACACATGTAGTTGTTAAGACTACCCAAGATTAAATCTTGGTTCCCCCACTGCAATCTGAGACCctatttttttaatgaaaaaaaCATATGAACCCTATAGCAATACCTCATTTCTAATTCTAACACTACTTCCATAAATAAAATACCACGTCAACACAAGATCCTATTTTGCTAAAAATATAATACCATACCACCGTTCTATGGTTTTTCATGCTACCTCCATAATAATGTGacatattttaatataaccCCTACTTTCTTAAAGAAAATACATCATGTCCATTAATTGCCAAATCTCATGATTGAAATTCGAACTCTCCTCGTTTCACAATTACATTAAGCTTCAGTCTAATTATGCTCCACCCTCCATAAAAAATAAGTGTCCTCCTTATCTCACCACAATAAACACAAAAAATATCATAGTTCCGTTTCGATAcccaaaataatatattatttaaataATAATGTCACAACAATAGAGTGCTCAAAATATATACCAAGTGCAACAACATGCTGTAAACCATGACACCTATGCGAAAATGACGAAGCGGTGGATTCTTCTTACCTGCATTGCTTTAAAGAAATTGTACATTTGCCTAAATATAATAATTACTATATACATGAACTAAAATCTGTATCAACTACAATACTGCAACACAAAATACGAACCCTGCACAGCATAATCGTGCGCCTTTCTAGTATATTTTAAAGTGCCCTACCTTATCTAGGAATATCATCTGTGTCCTTAAACTATCTACGTGCATTTAGTCTAAACTGCGAGAGGAACTCCCCCGGTTCTCGCGCTAGATCTCACCCCTTCGTACCACCATTTCCCTATTCTCTCTTCTAGCAGCCCACGCCGGCGCCTTTCCCTGATCAAGCATCAGGTGACACCGCAACAAGTCCTCATTCACCCTACGTGATCACCAGCACATGATGGTCGGGATCCGTGATGGCGACAAGTGAGTAAGGCCACTCTCAATAAGAGTTTCATTAGAAGTTCGGTAAGCATTAAATAACATTATATGTCATATTATCAATTTTGCTAATATGACAATATCATTATAAGGAGAAATGAGGAAGAGCTTGATGATCTAGAAATCTAACAGTTATCAAGTTCTCAATTTTAAAATCTATGCACCAACACTAGCCTAAGAAGCAAGCCACCAAAGGTTCGTGACAAACTTGGGGGGACCTTCGAGGACAAGTTCAGGAACTTGTTTTTTTAATAATTATAAGGACAAGCTCCCACCTCATTTGAACTAGCAAAAAGATAGTTTAACAGTTTACATTGTATCTCTATATATGATTCATGAATTAAAAGAGAGCCAACGAGCGTGGCCACATTGCGGGCAATTCCTATCCATCAGATCAGCCGACCGGACAACCCGCATCATGTGTTTTCCAATCATTTTGCAAAAAGTCCTCGTATTTTAGAGAAATCGACCTGCGGTCTGACCACTCTtaggaaattttgcaaaaaaacacTCAACTTTTCTCGAAATCTACCCGTAGTTTAACATTCCAGGTTCAAGGAAAATCTTAAGTTCTCATATAATCAACCCGGCGGCCTCATCCTCTCTCAGGAtttttttagtaatttttttggattttaatTAAATCAAACTACAACCGTTTCATCTATTACTTCTACACAAGTACGTACAATTTGAACACCGAAGCGTGTTGGAATCAAAAGTTGCTCAAtataaaatttgatcaaaaattcaaaaactacAAAGATGAACCAGGTGCCAAGTCGCCAAGTCAAACCAAACCACATCTAAACTGGCAACCTAACAGAAGCTAACCATTAAGTTACATCATCTCAGAAACTCTCACGCACCCGGCCAGCTTCAAGATCGACCAGTGCTCCAgtattttatctttttttttcatctccTTCGTCATGGTCTCGCAATTAAAAATATCTTCATTCAGATCATCCAGTTTCTGCTCCTCTTCCTTGACCAGTTATGATCTTCAGGTTCTTCATTCTCTTTTCTTATTAAGCAACACCATTTCCATTAGCTTGCGCAAGTCATCACTAGAATTAACAATCTTCCTGGATTCTTCGCAATTTCCTCCAACTTGGTGATCACTTCCAGAAGAGCCACCACTGAGCGAGTGCGACAGAGAAAACACTCCAGCTTCTCACCATATAGGAATGATGTTCAGCCAAACAAAACCCATATTGTCCAGATTTTATCCTGAAACACACGCCATCCTTAGTTTTAACAGCCCCCCATAACCAGCTGAACCAATCATATTCACAACATCATATTCTTATTACAAAGCCATAATTTAGCTACACACTCAAAATCCTCTCATATATTGTCTTTTAAGAAAATCCTCTCCTATCTTGATATCAAGAACCTCATAAAGAATTAACTTCGGCATCTTTTGCTACAACACATTCAAAAAATATATGAACAATTGACACTCTTTGAGCACAAAATAAGCAATAACATGTTGTCTCCgctgggatttttttttttgacaaaagcCACAGTAAAAAAATGAACTCTAGTTGTACATGGATTTTATATACCACAGTGTGCGAACTGGAAAATAACATCTCTAAAGTTAATCACCTTAAGTACCAGAAGAATTGAATTGACAAATCAAGGCATCCCCATCAccaaagaaaaacaaaattgaCCTTTATTCTGAAAAAACTCATCCCACACATCCATTAACCTTTGATCTAAACATCTTCTGTAGGTGCAGGTCAAATTGATTCCATCCCAAAGCTCAAAAATAATAGTAGATGTTTCATTGTAAGAAAATTGGAGTTGAGTTTTCTAAGATAGGTGGGCAGGATCTACTAGGTTGTGAAGTGATGCTCTCTAATGGTTGCGCCCCTGTATTATATGGGTATTATTTAGGAGTAAGGGATCGGCGTAGATCATGAAAATATTGAAGAACTACAGATCTGTGTTGATCTAATCATCTATGATTAGAGGAAAACCAATAGCAAGAACACAATACACAAGTATAGACATAGTCCATATTAATGTTTCCTATGTGATAAGGGCATGAAcacccccccccacacacacacaaagtCAATGAATATGAGGATCGTAGGAGTCAAGCTCATATACATGAAGTCATGAATGCTCATTGTTTCGGTGCTTGTTTACTAATAAAACTACAATTAATATCTGCAGATGAGGACTTGGATGAAGCAAGTTAGGGAGATCGGTTATGATGCAGAGGACCGCATCGATATTTTCTTGCATCACCTGAGCAAGCACTCAGGAGACAGCAGAGGACTAGCAAGGCAGGTATACAAAATACTCAACTTCTCAAGGACACTGAAAGTTCGACTCAAATTGGCCACTGAGATCCAGAGCCTCAAATCACGTGCCCAGAAGGTTAGCGAGCGGAGGCTGAGGTACAAGCAGCTCGATGCCGTGGACATTCCAGACAACTTGGCCAGCTCGATGCCGCTGGTTGGGATTgctgaaaataaacaaaaagtcATTAACTTATTAAATAAAGATGACATGCAACTTCGGGTAATTTCGATTGTTGGGATTGGTGGCCTAGGTAAGACCACCCTTGCGATGACTGTTTTATACAGTGGAGAAGAGACAGAGTCAAATCCTCTCCGGACAGCCCAACATTCTAATACGTGCTGGGCAGCCTAACATTCAAATCCGCGCTGCTGTGCCTGTGTCTAAGACCTATGATCTCCGGGCAGTTCTAGAGTACACTGTGAGGGAACTTCACCGAACACCCATTGCGCAAGATGAAGATCCCCTCATTAAAGGCATTGGATCCTGGGACATACCAAAGCTAATCGAAAGGTCTCGAAAACACTTGGAAGATAAAAGGTTACTGGCTTACTGCTATTTTCCTCTCTTCATTAGCAGAATAAAATTGTGTCTGAAAACTAGTGGGTGTTCACTAGTTCCTTATCTTATAAATGATCAGTAAAAAGTTATTGAACTATGTTTCGAAAACTGTTGACATGTTTTGTAACAAAGGTTCAGACATTGTTTCTAGGTTTCTGAAAATTGTTGAAGCAGGTTTTCAGAAAGTGATGGTCCAGTATTTGATTTATTGctatttttaaaagaaaagtaGGAAATTGCCCAGATTTTGAGGAATATTGAGGATACGAATGTTCACCGGATAAAGCGTCCCTAGAACCTCTCTCTTGACACTGCATTGCACGTTATAGTCTTTGAATGCATGCATTATATACTTGGCTAAGCAATTAGACAGCTTAGATTATTTTTCGAGGATATACTTGAAGACGAGAAAAGAAGGATATTTCCAATGAGTGGCAATAACTAATGATAAATTTATAATTCTTGGTAATGAAGCTTCCATATTGTTGACTTGTTTACTTTAACAGTGGAACAACATAGATTTTATGAGTAAAAAAGTGGGCAAAACAATACTGTTTGTATCATGTAACAATAGGGGATGATGTGGTTCTTGAATCAATCTTTTTCTAGATTTAGTCACTGATGAAAACTTTCAAATAAATTATGTTTTTCCTTTCATGAAGAAATATCTGTGAACTTGTAATTCAATTTTGCTAGCTAAATTGCTAATCTTTCCTCTCCATGTTTAGGTACTTGATCATTATTGACGATGTGTGGCACTCTACAGCATGGGAACAGTTGAGGGTAGCTTTCCCTGATAATGGAAAAGGAAGCAGAATAGTAGTTACTACACGTAGTGACGAGGTCGCAAGAAGTTGTTCATCATCCAATGGTGATGTCTATAAAATGGAGGCCTTAACAGAAGCAGATTCCAGGACATTGTTATTCAAGACAATGTTCGGGTCAGAGACAATCCCATCCGCATATCAACATTTGCTGCCCTCCAAACTGGAGGTAGTTTGCAATGCCATATTTAAGAAAAGTGGTGGTTTGCCCCTAGCCATAGTAAGCATAGGAGGAATGCTAGCTCAAAGGAAAAATGAGCCAGTGGATAATTGGGAAAAAGTAATTGAAAGAATACCTTCTGAATTGCAAAAGGACAAAATGTTAGACGGAATGAGAAGGATTCTCTCCCTTAGCTACAATGATTTGCCGTACCACATGAAAGCTTGCTTCTTATACCTAAGTGTTTTTCCAGAGGATCATGAAATCAGAAGAGGACCATTGGTTAGAAGATGGGAAGCGGAAGgattcatcagtgaagtacacAGTTTGAGCTTGGAAGAGATTGCTAAGGATTATTTCGATGGATTTGTCAGTAGAAGCGTTGTGGCTCCTGAACAGCTCACTAGCAGTGGCGAGGTCAGGAGTTTCAAGGTTCATGACATAATGCTGGACATCATCACTGCCAAATCTACCCAAGAGAATCTCATGTCAGCACTTGGGAATCACCAGCACAGCACAATAGGGCATGACAAGACTCGGCGGATTTCTATCCAACCAGGCAGCAGGGACAATTATTTCTCGAGAAGAGGAAGCTTACGCCATGTCCGTTCTTTGACAATTATGGGCAGCACAGAGAAACCAAAGGACATCATTTTCAGCAAGTTGAAACTTTTAAGGGTATTAGATCTCGAAGGGTGCCGCTGGTCATTAAGTGATAAAGATTGGAAGGAGATCTGCAAGCTGTCTCTACTGAGGTATCTCAGCATTAGAAGGACAGGTAACGAGCGACTACCAAGCAAGCTAGGGAAACTTAAAGGATTGGTGACACTGGATGTGAGgcaaactaaagtaacacacttTCCCAAGAGCATCACTCAGCTTCAGAATCTACAGCATCTACTGGCAAGTGAATATGTCCATTACACAAGGACGCACAGTGTGAAGCATTTGGCGTACAAGAAGGAAGTTGTGAAGATACCACATGGCTTGAGTAAAATGAAAGCCCTCAAGAGGATTTCTTATGTAGATGTCAAAGGGAAGGGCCTTGAAGCACTGCAAGAAGTGGCAAAACTGTCCCAGTTAACCAGGCTGTGTGCAATGCAGACCGATCCATATGCAAGTTGGGGAGACTTTAGCGATACCTTGAGCGATTTGAACAACTCTCTTCGCTATCTGTCAGTTATGCAAGATGAAGGCAACTGTAACATACCAGGGCAGCTCCCCTTCTTGGAGCGTGTAAGGTCACCCCCTATGTTCCTTCACAGCCTGCACTTGTTGGGAAGGTTGGGTTCTTTACCTCCATGGTTTCCATGCCTCAGCAAGTTAGCCAGCCTATCACTCCGACACAGCTACTTAGGACCGGAGATGATAGATGTGCTGGGGAGGCTTCCGAGCCTTGTCTCTCTCAAGTTATACGATGGTTCATACACGGGGACTGAATTAAGATTCGCAAGTCATCAGTTCCCTGTGCTGAAACAACTTGTTATAGACAACCTACCAATGTTGAAGTTCTAGGATCACACAGTGCACGGATCgagtaggatttctttctcttttcttgatCTGAGTACAAAAGGAGTCCTAGATCTAGAACATAGAGTACACAGGAAGGGAGAAGTAGAGACCATCACCACCGGTGGAACTTGAAGCGGCCATCTCTGGTttgttgatggagatccgctcaagGGCGGCGACGAGCGGTGCAGAGGAGTCGTGGGCGTAGCGCCGGAGTCGAGGACGGTGGCAGCGACGTCGATGGATTagcatcgacggcggcggcggtgagtcttcccgctgctccagcgccccctccagatcggctagggtttagggaaTGTGGGTGAGGGTGTTGGCGGCGCAGTGAACCTCGTACCGAGTGCCTGGCCCCTCACCCCCTTTTATATGGCGCTGtacagcgggggcccaccaaccattaagggttggatGCCCCtgatcagggcgcggattaagggcctaataggccgttgggcctattaggaaggagatcaacccaacattctcccccttgatctcactttgtaCTTTACACTTTAACTTGAAACCTTTTTTCTTTAATTGTTCCATCACATATTAATGAATAGAGCATGTTTTATCGTCACGGTCCAAGACCGATAAACTCAACAGCTACCATACACatcactgttttgaaacaaattctttatcttttgggcccttttattctccagaaatcacaggctttcccttaaacccatgccggctatgtgttccatgaacacattgggtgataagcctttagtgagcggatccgcaagcattttctttgtgcttatatgctcgagtgtaatagagtgattctggattttctccttcacaacataaaactttatgtcaatgtgtttggtaGCACCATTTGACTTATTGTTATGAGCATAAAACATTGAtggttcattgtcgcagtacattttgagtggtctttgaatgctgtctaccactcttaaaccaggtataaatttctttaaccattcaacctaccccgaggcctcataacatgccacaaattcagcgtacatcatcgatgatgcagtgacgctttgtttggagcttttccacgatatagctccccctgcgagtgtgaacacataaccggacgtggactttcggtcatcgatgtcccccgcaaaatccgcatctgagtacccttctatctctagggaatcggattttctgtatgttagcatgaggccttttgtgccttgcacataacgtaaacctttctttaccatgatccagtgtgtctgtcctggattactttgatatctgccaagtatcccggtaacaaatgctaagtcagggcgtgtacaaacttgagcatactgtaggcttccgacagctgaagcatatggaaccgctttcatttgatcgatctcaacctggttcctgggacattgaaatttcccaaatctatctCCCTTGACcattggagcaggtgaaggcttgcacatatgcatactgtacttctttagaactttttctaagtatgctttTTGTGATAGTCCTAATACCCTATTtattctatctcggtgaatttcaattcccaaaacaaatgaagcttcaccgagatctttcatatcaaagtttgacgacaagaatttctttgtctccagtagcagaccaacatcgctactagcaagtagaatgtcatccacatacaggatcaggaaaataaattttccacttctgaactttgcataaatacaattatcctcctcattttctttaaatccaaatttccttatggtttcatcaaactttaaataccactgcctagaggcttgctttaatccgtAAATAGATTTATTTAAGAGACatcccatatgttcttttcttttcacgACAAAACCTTTTGGTTGAGCCATGTACACATTTTCATACAGATCCCCGTTAAGGAAcgccgtctttacatccatctgatgtaattctaagtcataatgtgccaccaatgccattataatcctgaaggaatctttacacgaaataggagaaaaggtttcgttattgtaagcatctaggccctcaaggtatgtttcggtgattaatgacaaccattattgtgactaatgagtttgtgcagcttaatagatcattatcgctcatttggtcatatgtcaaaagaggcccctaaatttcattattcaaaaaggcgatctcggtattcaattcaattatatgtcaaggctaaggatctttctagtcttaagtgtcacaaggttgagaaggacacttaggttagtataggttttatagttttatagtgatcgcactattaagaggggttaaggctaagtaacttgagcatggacatggtcatttgaaaatggatgcacactatggtcactcaggtttctagaagttcaaataagtggttctcaaactatatctcaagaatatttggatttcattcaagactcaaatcagaaaagacaaaatcagaaaaagtctatacaccggtttaaccgacgctctcaattttctatacgtcggttaaacgaagtcagcagagtctggacaattcaatacaccggttaaaccgacgtgtttgaatttaacgtcggtgcattagtccagagttggtttttccagggtgtttcaagttctatacaccggttaaaccgacgatgtttgaatcaagacgtcggtgcaattgaccaatgagatggtttttttcaaaggatttcagaaa contains:
- the LOC120706489 gene encoding disease resistance protein Pik-2-like, with product MELAAVSTAYSAMGMLLGKLGDLVAQKYALLGGVRDEIQELKDELESMTACYCDVAGFGDDDRQKEQMRTWMKQVREIGYDAEDRIDIFLHHLSKHSGDSRGLARQVYKILNFSRTLKVRLKLATEIQSLKSRAQKVSERRLRYKQLDAVDIPDNLASSMPLVGIAENKQKVINLLNKDDMQLRVISIVGIGGLGKTTLAMTVLYSGEETESNPLRTAQHSNTCWAA